In Flavobacterium piscisymbiosum, the sequence TCTTAATCAAGTTTTTGATTTTGAGAATGTTACTTCTATTATGTCTATTTTTGTCGGACTGATTTCCGGATTTCAAACTAAACAATACGTTTTAATTTTTAACTCTAACTTCAACTATTGAAATGAAAATCTCTATTGTTGTTACTCAGGAAGAACACTTCAAATTCGCACAGGAAATTTGCGATACAATAGAATCATCTGCCTTGTTAAGAGGTACAGGGATTGCTAAAAGAACTCCTGAATACATTCAGAAAAAAATGTCGAACGGCGATGCGATGATTGCTTTGGCAGATGGAAAATTTGCAGGTTTTTGTTATATCGAAAGTTGGCAACACGGAAAATTCGTGGCCCATTCCGGCTTAATTGTTCATCCGGATTACAGAAGTTTAGGTTTGGCGAAAAAAATCAAATCAAAAGTATTTGATTATTCTCTAAAAAGATACCCGGACGCTAAGATATTTGGTATTACAACAGGTTTGGCTGTAATGAAAATAAACTCTGATTTAGGATACAAACCAGTGCCTTTCTCTG encodes:
- a CDS encoding GNAT family N-acetyltransferase, which gives rise to MKISIVVTQEEHFKFAQEICDTIESSALLRGTGIAKRTPEYIQKKMSNGDAMIALADGKFAGFCYIESWQHGKFVAHSGLIVHPDYRSLGLAKKIKSKVFDYSLKRYPDAKIFGITTGLAVMKINSDLGYKPVPFSELTTDPSFWSGCKTCTNYEILKSKENKMCLCTGMLYDPKEKQKDPPRHPFNEAVLSRLKKIKQALFLNKILSFGFLS